In the Flavobacterium sp. 90 genome, AGTAATCGTAGTCTTAATTTTATGCATCACTTTTTCTAATTAAAGTTTTGTGAATCAATTATTTCATCAGGCAAAAAGATTTTTTTAGGTCTTTTACCGATTTTATTTTCTGAAACTTTTATTTCGATTTCACTACTGCAGGCGGATTCCAGCTGTCGTTTAATACCGCTTCTTCCGGCCAATAACATCTTACATATAAAGAGAAAATTTCTTTTGGTGCAGGAAGCCAATTGCTGACTTTATCTTCAGAAGGTCGTGTGTTTTGAACATAAATGGTCAATGATCCATCGGCGTTCTTTTTTAGACTTTTATTTTTTGTTCCCAAAGAATATCTTTTAAGCTCATTTGGCGCGAAAAAATGTTCGGCATTATACAATGTAAGCGACCAGAATCCTTTTACAGGAGGAAGTTGTCCGTTTGCAAATGTTACCGTATACTTGTTTGCTCCATTTAATCTTATAGCTCCTTCATCAAAATCCTGATAAAAATATCTGGTTTCATTTGGTTTATTTACAAAAATATTGGCTTTGGCACAGGAAAGTCGTGTTAAGTAATCGTACCCAAACTGTCCTCCGTTACGTTGTGTTGTCCAATTGTATTTTACAGGATATCCTACATTTGCAAATTGAAATAATGGCGTAACGTAATTTTTATCCGCATCAATTGCAGCGTTTATGGCAACTTGTTTTAGTTTTGGGTTTTTAGCCAATGCGTCCAAAAGTGCCTGCGCCTGTGCATAAAACCCTTCTTCTCCCGGCATTGGTGGAACTTCCTTTAAAATATCAGATAATTGATCAAAGAATGTTTCAGGTTTTACCCATTTTGTTTCCGTTTTAGCACCATTTGGATCTGGTGGTGTTACTTTCGTTTTTTTCCAATCAGTTATTTTCATTTTACCATCAAAATCTTTCAGGGGATATAATCCAATTTGATTTATCAAAGGTTGTATCGCTTTTTTATCTACAGGATCATCTGTTTGAAATACACGCGGAATTACAATTCCACGAC is a window encoding:
- a CDS encoding DUF1254 domain-containing protein; this translates as MKKTLFLLFSLVFLLAACKKQDKVVSSESADSTVTSADTAIAKKLPAPPVPNTIMTEAFVKNLATTVYAWGWPLTNIHNRVETFRALPGAIYAGGVLPLAPPNHLCMLNDYVEPAERAVACPNQDVVYGLSPLDLTLGPVVVQVPDFGDRFWVYQVCDQRTDGFASLGKMYGTKPGFYLLANKDWNGKVPDGITAVFRATTSRGIVIPRVFQTDDPVDKKAIQPLINQIGLYPLKDFDGKMKITDWKKTKVTPPDPNGAKTETKWVKPETFFDQLSDILKEVPPMPGEEGFYAQAQALLDALAKNPKLKQVAINAAIDADKNYVTPLFQFANVGYPVKYNWTTQRNGGQFGYDYLTRLSCAKANIFVNKPNETRYFYQDFDEGAIRLNGANKYTVTFANGQLPPVKGFWSLTLYNAEHFFAPNELKRYSLGTKNKSLKKNADGSLTIYVQNTRPSEDKVSNWLPAPKEIFSLYVRCYWPEEAVLNDSWNPPAVVKSK